A segment of the uncultured Desulfobulbus sp. genome:
CAGGCTCTGTAATTTTTGCCTATTGAGTGGTTTTACATTAGTCTTAATTATCTTTGCAGGATTTCCAGCAACAGCTGAACATGATGGAACATCTCTTGTAACCACGCTCCCTGCTCCAACGACAGCATAGTCCCCGATCTTGACGCCCTTTAAGATAATTACATTATTACCAATCCAAACATTATTACCAATACACACTTCTGCAGATCGTGGTACCACCTCCCCATTAACTTCCAGGTCGTGAAAGTCACTGTCCAATACAGTAACGTTCCAGGAAATAGCACAATTCTCGCCAATTCTGATACTTTTTTCTGCTCTTAGGTGAGCATTCGCAGCAAGATATGTATTGTTACCGATTTCAAGGGTTGCCTCAGGCTCCAGTCGCAGCATCGAGCTGTATCCTATCCATGAACAACCTCTTATTACAAGCGTTGAATTTGCCAGCAACTCGATATTACACCCGCTATGTTTAAATGTAGCTGTCGCACTATCTCCATAGCCCACGAGGAGTTTACTTTGAGGGGCAGCCACAACCTTTGCTCCCTTTTTGATCCGAATAGTCGAGCGCCCTTTGACTTCCAGGGCTCTTGTTTTAAGGAGCAACCTCAAGAGGAAGTTATTCAAGCAAGATTTTGAAACCATTGAGTCCCCTGACCATCCTTCTTCCTGGATTCACGTTTTATCTGAAGCGATGTGCCCCATCACGCCCCAAAACGACGAACTTCCCTTATGACAACATCCTGCTGGTCATACGAAAGATGCGGTCCCATTGGCAGACTCAACACTCGATCCGCAAGATCCTGAGCAGCCTGAAGTTGCGCTGCCTGCTCTGAGAAATCATTCGCGTATGCTCCTGTGCGGTGGGGAGCGAACGGGTAGTGTATGAGGGTTTGCACACCAGCAGCTTCAAGAAACCGCTGCAGTTCATTACGCCGACATGTCTGGATCACAAAGAGGTGCCAGACAGTCTGAGCAGCTTGCGTTATCAATGGCAGGGTTATGTCACCAACACCTGAAAGTTGTTCGATGTATCGATTCGCAAGTAAGCTACGCTTGGCATTCCACTGATCTAAATAACGCAATTTGACCCGTAATAAAGCAGCCTGCATCGGGTCAAGGCGGGAATTTCCTCCGGCCAGGTCGTGCTCATATTTCTTTCGTGATCCGTAGTTTCCGAGCATACGAACAGTCTCGGCAAGTGTATCGTCGTTGGTGACTACAGCCCCACCATCACCAAAGCCCCCTAAATTTTTTCCTGGATAAAAACTGAATCCAGCAGCATCACCTATCCCCCCCACTCGTCGTCCCTTGTATATCGCTCCATGGGCCTGAGCAGCATCTTCAATCAGCTTAATCCCTCGTGGACGAACAAGCGCCTCCAGCGCATCCATATCCGCTGGACATCCATACAGATGCACCGCTATCAGCGCCCGAGTTTTTGGAGTGATCGCTGCCTCTACTTTATCAGTATCAATATTACAGGTTTGCGGGTCCATCAAGACCGGCACAGGAACCGCCCCCACAGCACTAACAGCCAGCCAGGTTGCAATGAAGGTGTGAGCAGGCACAATGACCTCATCACCCGCGCCAATACCATAACCACGAAGAATAAACGAAAGCGCATCCAAACCGTTGCCAACGCCGACACAGTAATCGGCATCACAATAAGCGGCAAACTCCTGCTCAAATGCCAAGACTTCAGGCCCACCAATGTACCAGCCTGATTCTAATATTTTTAGACACGCTGCATCCAGCTCAGAGCGCAACTCATCATAACCGGCATGCACATCCAAGAAAGGAACATTCATTTACTTTCCTCTTTCAGGGCTCGCAAATATTCCTCATAATCCCGGTAATAATCGTTCTCGTCGTAGAGGATTGATGCCAGACACATGCACACTGCCCCTGAAGAGAAATTATCTAATTCCCGCCAAAGCATTTTTGGTAGATAAAGCCCCATGTAAGATCGGTTCAGGTGAAACCGTTGCTGTTCAACCCCATCATCAAGAACCACATCAAAACTCCCAGACATTGCGATAATCAGTTGCTGGAGTTCCTTGTGGGCATGACCACCACGCTCTGCTCCGCCTGGGACATCATAAAGGTAGTACACTCGTTGAATATCAAAAGGGATGTGACGATTTTGTTCAATAAATGTCAAATTCCCCCGATGGTCCTCGATTTTAGGTAAATTTATAAGCTTAACTTGAGCTAGGTTACTCATACGTTCTCCCCACTTGGAGCTGGCCCGACATCAACAGCAGGAACCCCCCTGACCATTCGACCAGGACGAACATCTTTTGTCACAACGGCACCAGCGGCAATAAAAGCTCCGCACCCGATAGTTATCCCAGGAAGAATAGTCGCATTGGCACCGATGGTAGCACCTTGCTGCACAACTGTTTTCTGCAGCAGGAACGGTTGCTTTGAACGAGGGGTTCGATCATTTGTAAACGTTGCATTGGGACCAACAAAAACATCATTTTCAAGTACAATCCCGTCCCAAAGCTGCACACCACTTTTCACCGTAACCCGATCGCCCACAACCACCTCATTTTCTACAAAACAGTGGGCATTTATGTTACAATCACAACCAATTTGAGCCCCAGGGAGCACCACGCAGAATTGCCAGATAAACGTTCCGTCCCCAATCTTGTCCGTCTGCACATCTGCACTGGCATGTATTCTTGTACTCTTCATCGGAAACTTCAGGTCCCTCTGACAAAAAAGTTAAACAAACACTAAAAAAATTTAAAAACCACTCTTTGCACGTTCACTGCAACAGGGAGTCATAGACGCTCAACGTCTTTGCACACATGCGCTCTAAAGTAAAATGCTCAGATACATGCTGTCGACCTTTCTCCCCCATCAACTTCCATTGCCCCCTGTGCATGATGGCGTGATTGAGTATTTCAGCCAAATGCTCAAAATCGTTAGGCCGGAAGAGCCACCCGGTTTCGCCCTTGAGTATAGTCTCTAATGATCCACCATGCCCTGAGACAATAACAGGTCGCTCCATCCCCATCGCTTCCACTGCAGTTCGCCCAAATGATTCCGGTCGCGTAGAGACATTGAGAACTAAGTCTGCCGCAGCGTATGCCAGTGGCATATGCTTACAGATCCCATGAAAATGAATTTTTGGCAGCAAGCCTAATTGCTGTGTGAGATCCTGTAATTCTTGCGTATAGGAAGAATTTTCTTCATGATTTCCCACCAAGACTAAATGCCAGTCAAGATCCCTCAACAGCCCTAGGGCTTTCAATAACAGCGCATGGCCTTTTAGACGGGTAAAACGCCCCGGAAGCAGGAGCACTGGCGCTTTCGCCCCGCTCCCCACCCATTGTTGACGAAGTGCAGCACATTGCTCTCTATCAACACTGGCAGAGTCGAAATAGCTGGGATCAATCCCCCTATGAATTACTTCAATTTTTTGGTTTTCTACCCCGTATGCTTGCTCAATATGGTCGGCGATCGTGCGAGAAACGGCGATAACGCGCTCCCCTCGAGTCATGATCGCACTATAACAATTGACCGAATGAAACCCATGAAAGGTGCTGACGCGGGCCGGGCGTTTATGCTTTGGTAGTGTTTTATAGGCAAGCTCCACGACCCAGCCTGGAATTCTTGAACGCACATGGACAATATCCGGCTGCAAGGCCGTGATAAGATGGCGCAGCTGAAAAACACCCTTGAAGGATCGTGGACTCTTAGCTACCACCTCACAATGATGATGAGATGAGCCTTGTGCCTCAAGTTCCTTCACCAGACTTCCACCAGCAGAAACAACGTGCGACTCATGCCCATGCGCACTCAGATATTGGGCAATCTCTAACGTCCCACGCTCAACGCCTCCCCCCTGCAGCTCTGGCAAAACCTGGATTACTTTCATTTAAGCGGCCACCATGGTTGATGAATTATGTATTCAACGCAACGATTGGCTTCGTTGAAGGCAAACTGCTGCCTATTTACAGTCTTGCTCATTGCCGCTGAAACTAATCCCCGTTTTTTTAAATCTTCCAGACAAGCAACAAATTTATTCTCTGCAACAAATGCGATTGAAATTGTAACAACCCGACAACCTGCTGAAAGTGCCTCAAAAATCATGGACACACTATCTTCTGTCACCAGGGCCCAGTTGTTTTTCTGAAGCTGTTTTTCAAGCCAACCAGGTGGAGTTTCAGAAAAAGGAGCAATTGTTAGAGAAACATCTTGAGGTTGGTAGCGAGCAAACACCTCCAGGAAATCAGCGGGAGTTCGAGGAGAGGTGGTCAGTGTCCAGTGCAGCGTAGAATGCTGTTTGATTTTCGCTGCAATCTCCTTGGATATCGCTTCGCTGTCCCATACATGGCTTTTCTCATCAACGCCTCCAACCAGTACCAAGGCAGCATTGGGATCGTGCTGCCCCAAATCTCTGTTCACCCCTGGGGGACCATCGGTGAGGAGGATGTTTTTGCCCTCTGCTATCCCGTCATGCCGTGGCACACAGCACAAATCAAAACAAGAACGAACAACTGTCATTGGGGACATACAAACTACCGTATGCCCACCTAAACGTTTTCTTAAAGCCAGAATAGGTACATGGGTGTGACTTCCAGTACCGATGATTACATCCGGTGAAAAGCCGACAAGTTGTTGCGGTAAAGTGCCCCAAAGCAACGCCATCGCCTGTAGAGCGCGGCCCCCCTGACTCACTCGAACCTCCTGAATTAGGACAGTATACCGTTCTCTTAGGGACTCAATGAGGCCTAAAGATTGTTTTTCATGCCCCGGACGTCCATCACGGACCCAGAGCACTGACAAAAATTGTTGCGTCATGCTGACTCCGTTATCACTGCAGCCTCATGATTATCATGACTGAACTGAAGCCGGTACAGCGAAAAATATTCGCCCTGCTGCTCCAAAAGAGCTTCATGGGTCCCCTCTTCCACCAGCACTCCATCTTTCAAGACGATAATGCGATCAGCATTTTTCACCGTGGAAAGCCGATGAGCAATGATAATTGTCGTCCTATTTTTCATTAAATTTTCAAGGGCTCTCTGCACTTCACGTTCAGATTCAGTATCAAGAGATGAAGTGGCCTCATCTAAAATCAAAATAGGTGCATCCTTGAGAATGGCACGGGCAATAGAAACACGTTGTTGCTGCCCCCCGGAAAGGCGCGCACCGGATTCACCAATAACCGTGTCAAACCCCTGGGGAAGTTCCATGATAAAATCGTAGGCATAGGCAGCTCTTGCCGCCTCATATATCTCTTCTTCTGTGCACGTCTTCCGGCCATAGGCAATATTGTTACGCACAGAATCGTTAAAAAGAATGGTCTGTTGGGTTACCAGCGCAATTTGTGATCTGAGCGAATGAAGGGTCAGGTCACGAATCTCATGATCATCGATTTTCAGAGATCCCTCACTGACCTCATAAAAACGAGGAATCAGATTGGCAAGTGTGGTCTTTCCGCTGCCGCTGGGCCCGACAACAGCGAGCACCTCTCCCCGTTGCAACCGCAGGTTAAGATGTTTAAGAACAGGCCGATCTGCTTCATAACAGAAGGAGACATCCTCGAGGAGAATTTCCCGCTCAAAGGGTGGAAGCGTAATCGCATCTCTACGCTCCTCGATATCGGGTTTAATATCTAAGAGAGCAAAAACCCTGCCAGCCGCTGCCACCCCCTGTTGAAAGGTTGAGTTAATTTTGCTCAGCCCTTTGATCGGCTCATACAATAAAATAAGCGCGGTCAGAAAGGACATGAAGGTTCCTGGGGTGGAGTGCCCATTCAATACTTCCCTCCCTCCAAACCAGATGATAAAAGCCATCCCGATACCGCCAATGCACTCGATCAAAGGGTGGGAGATACAGCGATTTTTGGTATCCAACAGAAGGGTATCCATGATTTCCTGAAGCTTTTTGCCAAAACGATTAACTTCATCTTGTTCCATACAAAAGGCTTTGACAATCCGTGCCCCGGAAACAGTTTCCTGCAGGTTGCTGGTGGCCTCGCCAATCTTTGTCTGGTAGCTCACACTGATTTTGCGAAACCGCCTGCCAAAAAAAACAATAGGACCAACGGACATGGGAATAAAGACCAGGGACATGAGGGCAAGACGCCAGTCCATGTAAAAGATAACGCACAAGAGCCCGACTACGGAGCAGACATCACGTAACAATTGAACAAGTGAATAGCTCACTGCAGCCTGCAGTATGACAACATCATTTACAATTCTTGAAATAATCTCCCCGGTGGGGGTTTTATGAAAATAACTGAGCGGTAAACGATTGATATGGGCGTAGACGGCATGGCGAAGATCGCGAATAACACTCTGAGCAGAACGTTCGAGTAAATAGGAGTAGAGAAAATAAAAGATTCCCTTACAGAAAAAGACAAGAACAAGCCCCAGAGGAAGCAGATTGAGGAGTGATCCATTTTTCTCGAAGAAAATCTCGTCTAAAAGTGGCTTGACCATATAGGCCTGAAAGGAGTTAAAGCCACCGACAAGGATCATCGCGACCATGGCAATGACCAGACTCTTCAAATAGGGCCTCAGTACCTTGCTCAATCTGTGTAATAATTCTTTATTTGACATGAAAATTCCAAGCCTTTCGGCCAGCAAAAAATATTTTTGATTTCAAGGCGATGCGCGTTTTTAGGCAGCTACCCTGAAAAGAATAATGTGCAGAAAAAAATGTTACGTATTTCTACACCAGCGTTCCGGCATAATTCCCAGAGATAACTTCCGGCAAGTCACCGCGCCCATGGAGCAATGCTGTCACCGCCATGCTCTCTCGTTTCGCAGCCCCGTTACTGACATCCACCACAAAGTAATTCACCCCCATGCGGGCGAGTTCTTCATTATAGGCCAGTAAAGAAAAATTCATATGCGCGTAGGCATAAACTGCCTCGGGTTGTCGATCAATGTAATACCGCTCCCCTCGGCTACTGACAAAACTGCGCTGCCCCCGAAAATGGGGGGCATCCAAACGTGCGGAAAACAGTGGCGGGCGACCATAAACATACATGCCAACATCTATGTTATTGCCAGCAGGACTTCCCTGACGACTAGTAAGCGCCTCCTGCAACGTTGCCCGATCGGTCTCCAAAGAAAACTGAACGCCACGCAGGCCAGCCTCCTGGTATTGAAGCAACGCTGGTGAATTGAGAAGATTACAGCTATAGTCGCCAAAAATTTCGAGATGCGGATGCGAGAGTTCGCGAAAAAATCCCATCTGGGCAATATGGCCTATTTGAAAGCCGGTGCTTCCCCTCTCAAACACCTCCCTAATTGCCTGCTGCTGCCAGGCTCGCTGTTCTTCCTGCATCACCTGAGGCAGGGCCCAGACCAGCTGATATGGAAATGATTCGATCCGAGAGGACGACAACGAAAAAAAACGTTCCAGATTGGCTTGGTTCAACTCCAGAACAACACGGCTCACTTGAAAGGGAAACCGCTGCCGGGCATGCTCCAAGGCCGATACCTTTAGCCACCATTGAGGGGCAGCCGAGGGTCTGGTATTCCCCGAGCCTCCATGCCGGTACCGTTTTTTCGTCTCCGTCCCATATATCTGCGGGGTGATGCCAAGCTCCTGGAGTTGACGCGCGATTGTATCCTGAGAGATTTTGGGTTCATTCAAAGCCGCAATTTTTCGTTTAACAGCCTGACTTTGTTTTTCAGAACGAGCGCTCAGATCCACACGAAACAGCAGTCCATGCCCCCCCTTCTGGGCGTTCAAATCCAAATCTGTCGCCAGAATAGTGATCTGCTGCCCCTTACCAGCCCGTTCTACCCGCCTCCCTTTAAACTCCATTGCACGTAAAGTAAAGCTCTTACGTGCACCACTCTTCTCCTCGTAGAGACGAAGACGGTCACCGACGGAAAGAGGCGCCTGTAGAGAAACCTGAAGCCGAGTGGTGTTTTGTTTTGGTGAGCGTCCTCTGCTCTGCTCAACTTTTGCCACCTTACCCACCATCTCCCCACTGCTTCCCGAGAGATAGGGCTGAATAATACGGGCTTCCTGGCCGCTGATAAAAAAACCACTGGAACGTTTTCGCCCCATGGCCTGATCCAGATATCGCCCCGCCTCTTTAAGAATACGTTTTTGTTCTTCTGCAGAGGCATCCAAACCGTCAACAACCATGCGATAGGCATGGACAACATTACGCACATAGGCGACCGATTTCAGTCGTCCTTCAATCTTCAGACTGACCACACCAGTTTTGCGCACTGCCGCCAGGTTTTCAATGCCGCATAAATCATTCATGGAAAAGAGGTGTCCCCCCTTTTTCCCCCCTGAGCTGCGGCCTTTTTTGCCGGATGACACCCAATCGTAACTTCTACGACAGGGCTGGACACACTGACCGCGCAGGCTCGATTTGCCCCCATGCAGGCTGGAGAAACGACAAAGCCCGGAATAACTAAAACACATGGCCCCGTGAATAAAGATCTCTAGCTCCACTCCGCATTGGGCATGGATGGCGGCGATCTCTGCAAGACTCAGTTCTCGAGCAAGGACGACGCGTTCGAATCCAAGCTGTTGGAAATATGTTGCCGCCATCGCCGTATTTGCGGTCATTAAGGTGGAGGCATGGACCTTGATTTGAGGAAAATATCGACGAGCGAGGTACAAAAGTCCTAAATCCTGAAGAATAAGGGCATCTGGCCCAATGGCAGCGAACTGATGCAACGATTCCAGGGCCAGGGGAACCTCACTCTCCTTCAGCAAGCTGTTCATCGCCACATAAATTTTTTTCCCCTGTTCATGGGCATAGCTGGTCATACCGGCGATATCCCCAAAACTAAAATCTCGACTCAACGCTCTGGCATTGAGTCCGGGAGATCCGACATAGACTGCATCCGCCCCCTCAGACAAAGCAGCCTCAAAGGCGGCAACACTCCCAGCTGGAGCAAGCAGTTCCATGGATGTTTTATCTTGTTGATTCATGCAGAAATAGAAAAGAAAAAGAGAACGAACGGCACACCGTCACAGCTCAGCCAGAATGAAGATTTGATACACTGGCCCAGATGTCATTCAACGGTGGTGTTGAGCATCAAAGGGTAATCAAGCGGTGGTATGGGGAGAATAAAAAAGAAATTGTTTCCTTCGGGGGTTGGCTCATATCCGACCTGACCACCGTGCATCTCCACCACTAAACGGATAAAGGAAAGCCCATGACCAGTACCGGGAATGGTGGCATCGTCATCGCCGCGCATTCCTTCCAGGAACAGGCGGTTTCCCTCCTCCACATCCATGTTGGGCCCAGTGGTAAAGACATTAAATTTGATTCCATTTTGGCCAGTACGATTAAAATTTTTAACGACCTCCCGGCCATAAGCCACAGCCTTCCGCGGGTTCCCGGTGTGATCAATAACCTCTTTAGTGTACTTGGCCGCATTGGAGAAAAGATTGGCATAGACCTGGGCCAGCAACCCGATATCAACAAAAATTGGAAATTCTTCCTCATACATATTTCGAGGACGCTCCACCGAGACATTGGCAACCTTCAGACGGCTACTATAATGTTCCAGCTGAGGAATAATCACCTCTTTTTCGACAAAGCAACGTTTCGGATGCAGCACCAGGTGTCCTCGCTCAAAATGCTCACGGCGAAACAGGCTTTCAATGAAGAGGCTCATATTGGCGTGGTGCTTGACTATCTCCTGGTAGTATTGAAACAATTCATCCTGAAGTGTCTGTAACCTGCTGCAGCAGTGGGTACAGGTACCAGGCAAGGATTCCGGCTCATGGCTGCTGATAATCTCATTCTTCAATTCATCAATCAGTCCGATCTTTTTTTTGAGCTGATTGAAAAGGTGACGAAAATACATATTGGGCACAATGATATTATGCTCAATGTCGATCACCAAGGTATTGATAAATTTCAAGCGTTCTATATTCTGCCGGGCTATAAGTCGATTATCCAGATTATAGCCAATGCGGTTAGCAAACTTGGCAAAAAAGAATTTATCGCCTTCCGAGAGTCCTCCCTTCTGCCGCACAACATACATGCCAAGAAGACGGGAGCCACTGCACAACCCTTGGAGATTGTTCCACATGCGAATCTGTTCTTTTCCCTGGGCAGAATGAGCCGCCCTATCGCTTCGCTCGTAGGGATGCTTGCTGAAAATAGGTACCATAAAGGCGCCGGCCATCTCGTAGGGGGTCTCGCTCTGTTGTATGGGAAAACGGGCAGGCTCAGGGTGTTCCAATACTCCCTGCTCGCTTGAACAGATTAATTGCAGCTTTTGCTCCCCTTGGCAAAGATAGAGTGAACTGTCTACCCCCACCAACGCCAGAGGGACGGACACACATATCCGGTAGAAATCGTCCAGGCTGTCATACTCCTGGGCCAGATCAAAGAAGGCCTTGAGAAAATCGTTACGCCCCTGGGAGAAATTATACTTCTCGTAACTCTCTGCTTTCTCCCGTATGCGCTGGCATACGCTTTTCAGGTCCGGGGGGATGGTGTTGTTCTCAGACGGCTCCATCATGGAATCGAAATGCTTGCAAAACTCCAGCTAGTCTCAGGATTTTTGTGGGGAAAGGACCACCGCATCTGTATCATCATGCTCACGCAGCAAGACATCTACACGCTCGTTTCGGGTAGGAGTCACCGCCATTCCGACATAATCTGGTTGAATAGGCAGCTCCCGTCCTCCCCGATCAACAAGGACGGCAAGCCCTATGGAGAGCGGGCGTCCATAATCCATGATGGCGTCCATAGCGGCACGGATCGTTCTTCCGGTAAAGATAACATCATCCACCAAAATCACCCGTTTATCCTCCAAAAGAAAACCAATATCGGATTTTTTGACAATTGGATTCTGCGAAATTAGGCTCCAGTCATCCCGATACAGAGTAATGTCAATAGAGCCAACGGGAAGTTCAATCTTTTCCCGTTCTTCAATCTTTTCCTTAATCCGCTTAGCCAGATAAACTCCACCTGTATGGATACCAACAATTGACAAATCGGCAACCCCGTGGTTTCGCTCTACAATCTCCAAGCTGATTCGATCTAGGCTGCGCTCGATGTCACTTTCAATCATAATGGTCTGGGTTGTCATGTCCTCACCCTCTTCCAAAAATAGTCAATACCTTTATCTGCAACCATGTTGATCGCCTCGGGGTAGACCTCGCACTCCACAGCGAAGACCTTATCGGCAATATCATCGGGAGTATCCGTATCTTCAAGTGCAACACAACGCTGCAAGACAATGGGTCCCTGGTCATACAACTCGTTGGCAAAATGCGCGGTACAGCCACTGACGGTGCAGCCACGAGCCTTCACCGCCTCATGTACGTGATGGCCATAGTACCCGGCCCCACAAAATGACGGGATTAATGAGGGGTGGATATTCAGCACAGCCTTGCTC
Coding sequences within it:
- a CDS encoding acyltransferase, yielding MVSKSCLNNFLLRLLLKTRALEVKGRSTIRIKKGAKVVAAPQSKLLVGYGDSATATFKHSGCNIELLANSTLVIRGCSWIGYSSMLRLEPEATLEIGNNTYLAANAHLRAEKSIRIGENCAISWNVTVLDSDFHDLEVNGEVVPRSAEVCIGNNVWIGNNVIILKGVKIGDYAVVGAGSVVTRDVPSCSAVAGNPAKIIKTNVKPLNRQKLQSL
- a CDS encoding DegT/DnrJ/EryC1/StrS family aminotransferase, with product MNVPFLDVHAGYDELRSELDAACLKILESGWYIGGPEVLAFEQEFAAYCDADYCVGVGNGLDALSFILRGYGIGAGDEVIVPAHTFIATWLAVSAVGAVPVPVLMDPQTCNIDTDKVEAAITPKTRALIAVHLYGCPADMDALEALVRPRGIKLIEDAAQAHGAIYKGRRVGGIGDAAGFSFYPGKNLGGFGDGGAVVTNDDTLAETVRMLGNYGSRKKYEHDLAGGNSRLDPMQAALLRVKLRYLDQWNAKRSLLANRYIEQLSGVGDITLPLITQAAQTVWHLFVIQTCRRNELQRFLEAAGVQTLIHYPFAPHRTGAYANDFSEQAAQLQAAQDLADRVLSLPMGPHLSYDQQDVVIREVRRFGA
- a CDS encoding FdtA/QdtA family cupin domain-containing protein codes for the protein MSNLAQVKLINLPKIEDHRGNLTFIEQNRHIPFDIQRVYYLYDVPGGAERGGHAHKELQQLIIAMSGSFDVVLDDGVEQQRFHLNRSYMGLYLPKMLWRELDNFSSGAVCMCLASILYDENDYYRDYEEYLRALKEESK
- a CDS encoding acyltransferase; this translates as MVVGDRVTVKSGVQLWDGIVLENDVFVGPNATFTNDRTPRSKQPFLLQKTVVQQGATIGANATILPGITIGCGAFIAAGAVVTKDVRPGRMVRGVPAVDVGPAPSGENV
- a CDS encoding glycosyltransferase family 4 protein gives rise to the protein MKVIQVLPELQGGGVERGTLEIAQYLSAHGHESHVVSAGGSLVKELEAQGSSHHHCEVVAKSPRSFKGVFQLRHLITALQPDIVHVRSRIPGWVVELAYKTLPKHKRPARVSTFHGFHSVNCYSAIMTRGERVIAVSRTIADHIEQAYGVENQKIEVIHRGIDPSYFDSASVDREQCAALRQQWVGSGAKAPVLLLPGRFTRLKGHALLLKALGLLRDLDWHLVLVGNHEENSSYTQELQDLTQQLGLLPKIHFHGICKHMPLAYAAADLVLNVSTRPESFGRTAVEAMGMERPVIVSGHGGSLETILKGETGWLFRPNDFEHLAEILNHAIMHRGQWKLMGEKGRQHVSEHFTLERMCAKTLSVYDSLLQ
- a CDS encoding ELM1/GtrOC1 family putative glycosyltransferase; this translates as MTQQFLSVLWVRDGRPGHEKQSLGLIESLRERYTVLIQEVRVSQGGRALQAMALLWGTLPQQLVGFSPDVIIGTGSHTHVPILALRKRLGGHTVVCMSPMTVVRSCFDLCCVPRHDGIAEGKNILLTDGPPGVNRDLGQHDPNAALVLVGGVDEKSHVWDSEAISKEIAAKIKQHSTLHWTLTTSPRTPADFLEVFARYQPQDVSLTIAPFSETPPGWLEKQLQKNNWALVTEDSVSMIFEALSAGCRVVTISIAFVAENKFVACLEDLKKRGLVSAAMSKTVNRQQFAFNEANRCVEYIIHQPWWPLK
- the msbA gene encoding lipid A export permease/ATP-binding protein MsbA, which translates into the protein MSNKELLHRLSKVLRPYLKSLVIAMVAMILVGGFNSFQAYMVKPLLDEIFFEKNGSLLNLLPLGLVLVFFCKGIFYFLYSYLLERSAQSVIRDLRHAVYAHINRLPLSYFHKTPTGEIISRIVNDVVILQAAVSYSLVQLLRDVCSVVGLLCVIFYMDWRLALMSLVFIPMSVGPIVFFGRRFRKISVSYQTKIGEATSNLQETVSGARIVKAFCMEQDEVNRFGKKLQEIMDTLLLDTKNRCISHPLIECIGGIGMAFIIWFGGREVLNGHSTPGTFMSFLTALILLYEPIKGLSKINSTFQQGVAAAGRVFALLDIKPDIEERRDAITLPPFEREILLEDVSFCYEADRPVLKHLNLRLQRGEVLAVVGPSGSGKTTLANLIPRFYEVSEGSLKIDDHEIRDLTLHSLRSQIALVTQQTILFNDSVRNNIAYGRKTCTEEEIYEAARAAYAYDFIMELPQGFDTVIGESGARLSGGQQQRVSIARAILKDAPILILDEATSSLDTESEREVQRALENLMKNRTTIIIAHRLSTVKNADRIIVLKDGVLVEEGTHEALLEQQGEYFSLYRLQFSHDNHEAAVITESA
- a CDS encoding peptidase U32 family protein, producing MELLAPAGSVAAFEAALSEGADAVYVGSPGLNARALSRDFSFGDIAGMTSYAHEQGKKIYVAMNSLLKESEVPLALESLHQFAAIGPDALILQDLGLLYLARRYFPQIKVHASTLMTANTAMAATYFQQLGFERVVLARELSLAEIAAIHAQCGVELEIFIHGAMCFSYSGLCRFSSLHGGKSSLRGQCVQPCRRSYDWVSSGKKGRSSGGKKGGHLFSMNDLCGIENLAAVRKTGVVSLKIEGRLKSVAYVRNVVHAYRMVVDGLDASAEEQKRILKEAGRYLDQAMGRKRSSGFFISGQEARIIQPYLSGSSGEMVGKVAKVEQSRGRSPKQNTTRLQVSLQAPLSVGDRLRLYEEKSGARKSFTLRAMEFKGRRVERAGKGQQITILATDLDLNAQKGGHGLLFRVDLSARSEKQSQAVKRKIAALNEPKISQDTIARQLQELGITPQIYGTETKKRYRHGGSGNTRPSAAPQWWLKVSALEHARQRFPFQVSRVVLELNQANLERFFSLSSSRIESFPYQLVWALPQVMQEEQRAWQQQAIREVFERGSTGFQIGHIAQMGFFRELSHPHLEIFGDYSCNLLNSPALLQYQEAGLRGVQFSLETDRATLQEALTSRQGSPAGNNIDVGMYVYGRPPLFSARLDAPHFRGQRSFVSSRGERYYIDRQPEAVYAYAHMNFSLLAYNEELARMGVNYFVVDVSNGAAKRESMAVTALLHGRGDLPEVISGNYAGTLV
- a CDS encoding HAMP domain-containing sensor histidine kinase, which encodes MMEPSENNTIPPDLKSVCQRIREKAESYEKYNFSQGRNDFLKAFFDLAQEYDSLDDFYRICVSVPLALVGVDSSLYLCQGEQKLQLICSSEQGVLEHPEPARFPIQQSETPYEMAGAFMVPIFSKHPYERSDRAAHSAQGKEQIRMWNNLQGLCSGSRLLGMYVVRQKGGLSEGDKFFFAKFANRIGYNLDNRLIARQNIERLKFINTLVIDIEHNIIVPNMYFRHLFNQLKKKIGLIDELKNEIISSHEPESLPGTCTHCCSRLQTLQDELFQYYQEIVKHHANMSLFIESLFRREHFERGHLVLHPKRCFVEKEVIIPQLEHYSSRLKVANVSVERPRNMYEEEFPIFVDIGLLAQVYANLFSNAAKYTKEVIDHTGNPRKAVAYGREVVKNFNRTGQNGIKFNVFTTGPNMDVEEGNRLFLEGMRGDDDATIPGTGHGLSFIRLVVEMHGGQVGYEPTPEGNNFFFILPIPPLDYPLMLNTTVE
- the pyrR gene encoding bifunctional pyr operon transcriptional regulator/uracil phosphoribosyltransferase PyrR; amino-acid sequence: MTTQTIMIESDIERSLDRISLEIVERNHGVADLSIVGIHTGGVYLAKRIKEKIEEREKIELPVGSIDITLYRDDWSLISQNPIVKKSDIGFLLEDKRVILVDDVIFTGRTIRAAMDAIMDYGRPLSIGLAVLVDRGGRELPIQPDYVGMAVTPTRNERVDVLLREHDDTDAVVLSPQKS
- a CDS encoding phosphoribosylglycinamide formyltransferase, with the protein product MLKLAVLLSGSGRTLDNFHERIQANTLQAEIQVVISNVETALGLEKARRYGYPAFYAKDNVAINALLAEYDIDLIALAGYLKLYTPPEVLSKAVLNIHPSLIPSFCGAGYYGHHVHEAVKARGCTVSGCTAHFANELYDQGPIVLQRCVALEDTDTPDDIADKVFAVECEVYPEAINMVADKGIDYFWKRVRT